Below is a genomic region from Trichoderma asperellum chromosome 2, complete sequence.
AGATGGGGAGAGCTTCATCAGTCGTCCACCAGCTCACCCCCTTCTCGCCGGGATAAGAGTATCGGTCCATGCTCTCTGGCTTCATCTCGACGCTGTATCCAGCTTCTGTCGGGGTTTGGTAGTACCCGTCCTTGATAACGGAGGGATGCAGGAAGTGCTCGTGGAGGTGGTCGACAAACTCCAGGACGGAGAGCTTGCCGCTGACGACGACATAGTCGATGGTGCTCAAGTGCTGGGTGTATTCGGGGAGGCCAACGCCACCAGAGTGTGGCACAATGGGCACCTTGAACTTCTTAGCCATGAGCATAACAGCCAGGGCCTCATTCACGCCGCCCAGACGGCAGGCATCGATCTGGCAGATGTCAATGGCACCGGTCATGAGCAGCTGCTTAAACATGACACGATTCTGGCACATTTCGCCGGTAGCAACGCCAATTCCGTAGGGCTTGAGGGCTTCTCGGACCGCCTTGTGGCCCATGACATCGTCTGGAGAGGTTGGCTCTTCGATGAACCAAGGCTTGAATTCGCTGAGCTCCTTCATATAGTCGATTGCCTCAGGCACGGACCAGACCTGGTTGGCATCCACCATGAGGACGTTGCCCTTGTCGAAGCCGAGGATTTCTCGTGCGATTCTCAGGCGCCTCTTGTCCTCCTCGACGTTTCCGCCAACCTTGACCTTGAAGTGTCTGTATCCCTCGGCCAGGGTGTCtctcagcagctgcttcatcttctcctctccataCCCTAGCCATCCCGCACTTGTTGTGTAGGCAGGGACAGCTCGGTTCTGAAGAGCCTCTTCAATGCGCTTGGCCTTGCCGGGCTCTTGCTCGCGCAGCATCTCAATGGCTTCCTCTGGAGTAATGGCATCGGTGATGTAGCGGAAATCAATGCATCGGACGTATTCCTCTGGCGTCATGTCGGCGACGATGCGCCAGACGGGCTTGCCAAGGGTCTTTGCCCACAGATCCCAGACGGCATTGACGACGGCACCGAGCGCAAGGTGAATGACGCCCTTTTCGGGGCCAATCCACCGCAGCTGACTGTCGTTGACGAGATAGCGCCATGTCTTTCCCCAGTCTGCTACGAGCGATGAGAGTGTCTTGCCCTTGAGTCGATCGGCAACGTGGAGGATGGCGGCACAGACGATGTCGTTTCCGCGCCCGATGGTGAATGTCTATTAGAAAACGAGCTGTTAGCTCACTTGAAGCGCGTGGACGATTTGCGCCAAAAATCTGAGTAAAGAAATGCTAACCATGCCATGACCACTGTATTTTGAATCAGTCTCTAGAATGCAGTACGCCGCTGAGTAGTCTCCTGCAGCATTCATTGCATCTGAGCCTGTCTTGTCGAGCGATGTTGGGAATCGCACATCGCGACTCTTGAAACCCGTGATGGTAACTTCAGACATTTTGGGGTATACGATATGTGATTAGGAAGTAACAATTGAAAACGAGACCACAAAACTTGACAAAGGTATGATGAACGACCTCAGCTACGTGGCGATCGCCAAAGGGTATTTATTGCTCTATTTATTGTTCTACTACAAAGCCGATTTCGCTGACGCTGACCTCGTTTGAGAGTCCCACGAGCAGCATGATCTTGGATATACGCGACGGAGAATACGTTGTCGTAGATGGTTTGCGCCTCGTTTGCTCTTTTGCCCGATTATTGGTGGAATTCAATAAACCGacgtcttcttcagcggGAGGCAAAGCGGTTTTTAACGGGCCATGCACCTCGCTGCGATATAGACCGAGAGATAATTGGCTGAGGAGTGGAACCGTGCAAGGTAAATCGTGAAAAAAAGACGGGAACTCATGACATAGTTCCTGAGGGGCTGAGTTTTGGGGAAATTTGATTCGCGCGCGTCTGGTTGAATGTGAGTCCTCGTCAAGCAGCTTGTCTTGCTACGAATTCATGCTTGATGCTTGCAATGATTTGAATCATCAATCATCTCAGCAACTGATTGATCTTTCACTTTAACCAATAGAAATAGTCACGAGAGTCACTCGTTTACGAAATACTACTAAGAAACATAAATACTGTACATATCACGTATACCTACTATAcggctactactactactatatacaGCCTCAAGGTTTGATATGGAGGGGTTCGGCATTCTATCGGAGAagccccctcccccgcccccgcatggcgatggagctTCTCGTGTTTGGCTCGGCATAAAAATCCGAGAGCTTTTGCCGTGGGAGTGGGCTGCTTAATATGATAATTGCTTATGTATGCGGAAGAGAGGGCTGCATACATTTCATACCTGGTTAATGAGTGGTGTGTCGTAATCAGGGGAGCAGATGCATGCTATCATTTTGGCGATGAGATGATTTTTGAGCCTCCTATTTGCTCTGCAACTGCGAACagagttaatattttttttttgttctggCATTTTTGTACCGTCGGTTTTGCGTGGCTTATGGCGTCCCAGATTAGCGAAGGCTCACTCCGCAGTAGCCGATAATGAGAAGAGCGTATTTTTCCGACGGCTTTTCTAACCACGAGTTGTTGACAGTTGAGAACAATAGGACGCCGAGACGGCAGTTAACAATTAGGTATTGCAAATGCACAACTTGAACACACAAGTAGGAATAGGAGCTcgaaaactattaaagagtCCTGATATATTATATATGGTACATGGTTGAAGCCGTATAAATGCTACTGGATGTAAAATTACATACACTTCTACCTAGCAGATACGATTCAAGTGCTCGGTAGTTGTAGTTGAAGTAGTAGATGTAATAGATATAGCAAACATAGCAGATGCAATAGCAACAGTAGAAGGCCATTTACGTACAACTtgtattataactataatatgcGAAATCGGAAATTCGTGTGATTACGGTTACAAGATTCCCTATTTTTCATGCTTCCCGCTTAGATGCCAACTAGCTGTTGTATCTCCTATCGAGTTCCGCATCTAACTAACCACCTTGTGTTGTGCTATACTCATAACTTGTAGCTATTAGCTGAAACTATATGCCCACACATGTTGGAGTACTTGAACACTGTTGGATAACCCGTCACGTCAGTTAATAGAAGACTATGCATGGTGCTTTTACTTATGCACACTCTCTTGTATTTTTCAACTTTTTCTACGTACATCCATCTTCAATTTGCATTCCTGAATCTCTGGATACTACGAGAAATGCCCCACACTGCCTGGCTCATTTGGAATACCTCTgacctcgtcgtcatcgtaaGCACCTGTAGTATCCACGCTACTGTCCGGAGAATATACTCCATCTATCCGGCAGAGGATGATGGGTATTAACTATCTTGCTCAAGGAGAGTAGCTATTCGTCTCCGCACATAACCCCGCATTACTGCCAAGCTACTCTCAAGTGTTGGCAGTCACATGCCCTTTTAAGGAGCGTTTCTCCTCACATGTGCTGCACAGGAACCACTTTGACAAGTTGGGACATCCTGGCGAACATCTGTCGATGAGCTAGTATAGTTCTGAGATGATCACTCAAAAACTCTTAAAAATCTGTCCCATCTTGGCAAACAGATGAGGTGGCGGGACAAGATGTGAAGCCACATCACATGGCCATTGCAAGGATTCGCGGAGAATTGAGTTAAGCTAGTTTACCTGTTCCTTGCAGCGGCTGAAAAGTGGTTGGACTAATGCCTTAAGCAGTAAAAGATCGTCCTTTTCTTTGTATATTGCAACTTCACTGCGTTTAAGTTAATGATAAATTCAAGATCACGAACCCAAATCGCGGGATATGTCAATGTCAAAATAACAAGCAAATGCTAAAATTCGCTCTATTTCATCATACTGGGCCTTTACCAGCTCTTAAAACCTCTCAATTGCGGATCATCCGAACAAGTTTCCTGCTTATATGGAGCAGATGGAGTACCCAAAAAGTGGTCTGCGCCTCGGATTTCTAACGCCACCATTGACTCAGTTAAAACTTTGAACGCCTCTAACACTCGAGCATCTCAACAAAGAACCCCCCACTGTGCGCACCTCACAGTCCAATTAATTGCCGAATAGCAGATGATTTGACTTTATGGCTGCTTAAGAGGCGCCAATATTATCGTACCACTAAGTAGCGGGCTTGAGATCTGTACCTGTTGGCGAAACGTCCCCCTTTGCCACCTGGAGATCGGCTCGCCTCAGTTCAGGTCCTGAGTTTGCTAATTGGCCTATTGAGACTGTTGATGGGTCGAAACAAGGCAAAGCAGTTTCAAGAGCTGATGGATAGTGGAACATATATGGATACAATGGCTTGGAAGGCGATAGAACTGACTGATTCCGAGGTGGAGTGTGTTTCCGATACCGATCTCCCCTCACCACCTTTGATAGACAATCTTTGAAGATAAATGAAGGAGACCATCCCCCTCATCCAAatgtcctttttctttattcatTTTATGTTTAGTCTTTTGTGTATAATTGCAGCATCAACCACCAAATATGCGagtttcttctcttctagcCCTCCTGCCGCTGGCAATGGCCGCCCCTTCAAAGCGAGCCAGCCCGGCGCCAGTATTGGTTCCCCGCGGTGCCAAGGTTCTAGAGGGCAAATACATCGTTAAGATGAAGACAGAAGCTCAGCTTTCGGCAGTTGAATCTGCTCTTTCTGGTGTCAGCGCTGGCGCAGACCACAGATATTCCCACAGCTTCACTGGCTTTGCTGCTTCCCTGACACCCGGGGAGCTTGAAGCCTTGCAGAACGATCCTAATGTGAGTTGTCTCTTTATACGGCATAGTACGAGAGTGAGAATTAATGAGTTTCTCAGGTCGAGTTCATTGAGCAAGATGCTACTGTCAGCACCAAGGGAATCATTACTGAGAACAGTGCCGACTGGGGCCTGTCTCGTATTTCCAACAAAGAGCCCGATACCACCAAGTACTCTTATGACTCTAGTGCCGGAGACGGCACTTGTGCGTTTGTAATAGACACTGGAATCGACATTCACCACCCTGAATTCGAAGGCCGAGCAAAGTGGCTAGAGAACTTCGTTGGCGACGGCCAAGATGCAGATTTGTTTGGACACGGTACTCACGTCTCTGGCATCATTGCCGGCAAGACATTCGGAGTCGCCAAAAAAGCCAATCTTTTCGCCGTCAAAGTCCTCGATGCAACTGGCCAGGGCAACAAGTATGTCTTCTGAATTTCTCCAGACTTATCTGTTGCATGCGCTGACGAGActttcttataatagctCTGTAATTATTGCTGGCATGGACTACGTCGCCAAGAACGCAAGCAGCCAGCATTGCCCCAAGGGCATTGTTGTCAACATGTCTCTGGGCGGCATCAAAACTGATGCCGTTAACTCAGCCGCTCTTTCTATAACAAATGCTGGGCTCTTtctcgctgcagctgccgGCAACGATGCCCTCGATGCCGCTGATTTTTCGCCTGCCTGTGTGCCTTCAGTTTGCACAGTTGGCGCCACTGACAGGAACGATTCTTTCGCTCTCTACTCTAATAGAGGCTCAGCTGTTGATGTCCTTGCTCCCGGGACAAATATCACATCAGCTTGGCCTGGTAATCTTACCAAGATTATGTCTGGTACCTCAATGGCCGCTCCCCACGTAGCTGGTCTAGGTGCCtatcttcttggcctgggcCAGAAGATTGGCGGCCTCTGTGGtacaatctcttcttctgctctcAAAGGTGCTATCAAAGATGTGCCTCAGAGCACTGTCAACTTGCTTGTCCAGAACGGCGTTTAGCGCGTTATAAAGAGACTACATGGGAAGCTTAATGATGCTCAAAATAGAGCGTTTATGATCATAACATTATTGCATATAATACTTGCATATCACATATTTTattgtatttatatttcGGGAGGAAGCGACTCTACATAACACGCATatgcgtatatatatatatcattttCGCATTATCAAGGAGGTCTACAAGTTGGTGGACTTGATGATCTATTTAGTATACTTGTATGTGTGAATGTGACTGTGACCATTAGAAAGGGGAAAGCTTGAAGCAAACGGATGGGCATGATAAATACAGGTGGGAGTACGTGACCACTCATCACACACAatacatgaaaaaaaaaaaactgagcTCATATTCGTCATGCAAGTGGGATGAAGTACTAATGACAAAGTAAGAAAAATAGGGACCGTAAAATGAAAATGCAAGTACAAGGTAGGAACAAAAAATTTGAAATTATAGTAAAGAACTTCTCATTATATATCCATATACAAtagaagaattataaataatataaagcaaaTAGAAGCACTAGATTTGACAGAAGAACCAGATTAAATTGAAGAACCAGATTTAACAGAAGAACTAGATGTGATAGAGTCACAAAAGTCTAACTTATACCCCAGTAGTTGACTAATATGAGTAAGTAATATATCTAACTCTCTAGAAATATGTCTTGCCCTCTCTTGGTTTCCTCTTGGAACCTTGAGCCTTACTGGATTCCTCGGCGTAGCTTGAGAGATTTGATTGTGTCGACCGAGGATCCACATTATTTGTCCTAGGAGTATTGTAATAGTAGTTTCGACTTCCTCTAGGCTTATGATGCGCAGAACTTGGTTCTAGGGAACGCCCGGAGTTCTGGCGGGTCTGAGAAGTAGAGTACTCTACATCCTCGTACACGTCATTTCTTCGAGCCTCGGGCTCAATATAATCTTGGCGAGGAATTCGGCCTTGAGAATGTGATCCTTCGCTTCGTGAATAGGTATGCCGCGATGTTAATTTCTCTTTAGAGCCTGCTTCAACATAAGAGAATAGGGGGCTCCTATCCTTAAAGCCGTCATGTTTTGTATTCTGGGGCTTGTCTTGATGTTGAGTTATGAGAACGGAGGGGCGATTCTGCTTATTCCTGGAAGTCGTCTTGGAAGATGTCAAAGGACAGCTGCACTGTTTCCATTTGGTACCACATCTACTACAATAGCGTGTACCACAGCTACTAGATAAAGTGTGAACAGAGATACCGAGGACTTTTGATGCGAAAAGACTTACCAGGTTTGATAGTCCCTTGGACTGTCGTTATTGACGATACGAGCACCACAGGCATAGCATTGTGGCTTCCGCAGTTTTTCTGCAAGACGGGGTTTTATTCCTGGTTCTGCACTTCGTTGTCTCAATGTTGGTTCTGAACTTCGTTGTCTTGGCGCTGGTTCCATGCTTCGTGGTCTCGATGCTGGTTTTGCACTTTGTCGTTCCGGTTCTAAGAACTGTCCATCCTTCCAAGGGCGAAATCCAAAGGGGATAGGGATTCTATCTTTCAAGCCATCCCAGGTTCTTATGGCCGTCCAAAGCTCAGCAGATAGCTTCGTCTCTGCCTTAAGGGCGCCTGAAGTAAACAAAATTTCAATAAAGCTAGCAATGACTTCGTTAAATCTGCACCCACAGCCGTTGGCGGTAACCACTTTGCCGCATAAAAGACAAAATTCAGCCTGTTGAAGTCTCTCACTTTTGGCACAAGCCGAACAGCTCACCGGCTGTTTCCAAATAGGAACCGAGCTGTTAGTTACCAGCAATGAATCTTTGGGTGAAAAATGTCCGTTGGCGCAAGTCCACCCAGATTCTTTCAGAATCTTTAGATCCTTCCATATATCCCAAATGTTCGCGATCCGTGGATCAAGAAGAATTCTTGTGAATTTGCTTTTGCCAATCTCCTCCAGAgagtcgcagcagcatctgatGGGCATGTGCGCGGGAGACAACAGTGACAGCGCCAACAGCTGAACAAGGCATGTATGGCATATATAGTGCTTGCACGGAAGATACTCGACTGGACCACGGAACATTTGTATAGTGTATGCGGATAGGCAGCTATGGCAGTACACGGTGGTGGTTGGTCTATTTGGTCCCGTTAGCATAATGTTCTAATGCAACGACGACATTGTGAATTCATATATTCCCATACTCATCTACTGGTGATATTGGAGACAATTCAGTTTCGGTAGCGACAAGTGTGTCCACAGAGGGACGATGCATTGCAGCGCTATTCTTGATCGGATGAGTTGCTGATTGGGGCCTCTCCGCGGGCGACTTAGATTGACCTCCACGACCATCCTCTGGTCGTGCGCGAGATCGAGAGCGGCTTCTGTCGACGTGATAATCTTCAACATCATTCCTAGAACCGTTGATCGCCCGGTTGCTAATCAGACTACTAATGATGGATTCAGCAAGGCCATGCTTTCCTTGGTCTGCCCCATGAGTAGCATAAAtagcatcaacagcatcaacagcagcggcaccggcggcggcggtgagGATTCTCTTagttttttctcctctccatccaccAGGCTCTTTAGCGACACGAAATGCCTcggcagctccagccagAAGCGATGCAACAGCCGCTCTTTGCGTTTTGCTGGCACCTCCACTGCTTCTGGAGTCATTCTCAATCATTTTTGTATTCAAAACGAGTGGCCGTTTGTTTCTGCTCTGCATTCTCTTCGGAGAAGGAACTGTGTCAGTGTTAACAGCCGCGTCGGTTAAGTGGTTGCTGGTATCAACTTGTTTCAGGTCTATGAGGGACATTAGTCGGTTCTAGCATCTGAAATAGTTTGTTTATCTAGGATATAAATACCTGAAGAATCAGTTGATATTTTATTTTGACTGGAGGTGTGAGAATTGATACCAGTTTCGCGATTTGTGGGAGACGTTATGGCTTCCTGTATGCTCTCTCGACTTGAATCATCTGGTGTGACAACCGTTGGAAGACTATTGCCAACTAGATGGGAATCATCTGTCGAACTTTCTAAAACATACTTGTATTCGGCTGGTAAGCACCTCCCTGGGTCAATGCTTAGAGTCTCTTCAGAGTCTTCCACGGATGGTGATTGATAGACAATAGCCTTTGACTGGATCAACGTTTGCTCGTGGGGAGTAGATACAGCTACATGTTTTCCTCGAGAATCCGCAAGATCATGTTTCATATCATCTTGGTTAGAAAGGTGAAGTTGCTTCATCGTCCGATCTGTTTTAGACATTATATCAGGGGTGATTGTACTTGTACTCCAAGCCTTGGACGCTGTTGATGCAAAGGTGAAGTCTGATAACTTGTCCAAGTTTTGTCCTGATgtaaagctactttattttttttgtgtcAGAATAGATGTCATTACTGTATATGAGTAGGCACTCACCTCTGCTGAACAGCCTCATCAGTAGAAGTATCGGCGCATAGCAACCATCCATGACTCTTAGCCGTTGGCGCTGTCGGTCGATCCCCAGATTTGGAAGACATGAGCTGCATGATAAATTCCCGGCCCTCCTCCGATACATGATGCTTTTGCAAAGAGTTTGATGGGAATGAAGATGATTTATATGCGTACTCATATAAATCACCCAAATTTTCGAATGGAACGGTATTGGTGAGCATTAGGTATGCCATTGCACCTAAAGACCACATATCCACAGAATGGGTGTAAGAAGATGCGGTATTCTCCGACTTGAAGTTTAATAACTCAGGTGCTGTGAACCCATGAGTTCCTATCTGCTTCGTTCGTACGGTCGTGACGCCTGGCTGCCGGCGTTTGCTGATGCCAAAATCGGCTATTTTGACAAACCACTCCGGCCCTGCAGTTACCACCAAGGTATTCTAATAAATCGTTAGCCCTAAAGATGAACTAAGATGAAAGATAAATTGATAGCGATAGGCGGATATCGTACTCCCGGTTTAATGTCTCGGTGGACGAAGCCATTCTCGTGCATAAACTCCAGGCCTTCTAAAACCTGAAACGTAATTCTTCGTGCTTCAGGCTCTGGTAGCGGCTTTGTGAGATATCTCTGTAAATCGCCCATCTCATAATATTCCATGGCAATAAATACGGAGTCGTCAATTTCGAACCACCCAAAACATTGTACAAAGCAGTGAGCGTACTATCAAATCGGTTCTTAGAGCTGAAGTCACAATGCAGAGCCATCGCTACCGAGCACAAAACAGCATACATACCTTGTAATGTGAAAACTTGATTATTGCGTCGAGTTCTCTTGAGTATTTGAAGTCTTGACTCTTAATCATTTTGACAGCTCGTAATTTTTCTTGCTTATCGCCCTGAACACATTTCTCCAGGTACACTGTACCGTAACCGCCCTGCCCCAAGCGCTTCTGTCGCttccatttttcttctttccgtATATGGCGTTCTCGTGCTGATGATCCGCTCTCATAAAAGATGTGCTTGATGTATGCGTCGTATACTTCCGTTTCGATCTTCCAGTCGCGCACGATGTCAGAAAGCCCCGACTCCGAATGTGGAGGCATCTTGCTGtctttggaggaggagataCACACGCAAGGTGTTGTCTCGACAGATGAAGAGTAGAGACAAAGGTAAATCTGCCCTTATGAAAGAGTTAGTTAAAAGAATGGTATATGTTTTCCATTCGTTTGACCTCAGAAGGTTCTGGAGTTTCGCTGGTCAGCTGAGCTGAGTTCAGCGGCAAGACGACATAGCCCCGTTGGAAAGCCTTGTACACATATTCGCTTGGGAAATCGTCCAATTATATACCTGGTAGAATATAGAATGGTGTAGAGCTGAAAAGAATTCACATCAGGCTGCCAACCCCGCTCGAAGAGGCAGCCGACATCAAGCCTCGTCGCCTCATAATAAAACGCATTCGAAATTCTTCAAAACTTGGGAATGTATCGTATCGACATAGTAAACCTTTAGTTGAATAAAATGTCGGCGGTTGATCTAGTTACCACAGCCATTGGCACGGCAAATCTCTGTCTTCAGTACGTGggaaagctaataataaaaaaaggcattcgGCCACATGTGGTGTGCTAACAACAAATAAAGGCATGGACAAAAGCTGATGAAAGCCTATCAAGATTTCAAAAGCGCTGACAAGCAAGTAAACGAGAAAATCCTACATGTGCAAAGCATTTGGGCCCGAACAGAAATACAGATTGAATTTGTGAAACAGGTGGCAGGTGCCTTGAACAGAGAGCATTGCAGGATCCACTTGCAAATATTCGACATTCTAATAAGCAAACTATCTAGAGCAGCCACTAAGCTTGAGGCTGTTCTAAAGGAGAATTATGGCGTCAAGAAATGGAAATTTCCATTCGTTCGCGATGCAATTGACGAGGCTATTTTGGATCTTGACCAGTGGCAGCGTATCTTTGATCCAACCTGGTATCTGATTCTTCTTATTGGAGATGAGTTAATTGACAAAAAATTGTCAATACCACCTTCAATCTCTCATATTAGCACGATAGATTCATCCCAGACAGAGATGCTGAGTGGGGATTCGCCTCTTGTCCCAGCACAAAGATTTCGAGGTAGCCTCGGtgctgaaagagagaaagaatctCGGCCAAAAATATCTATCAATCTTTCTGAAAGTGGCCTAGATTGGGGCAATGCAGCTCAAGTAAAATACTCTAGTATTTACTTGATCCCGAGGGCAGcttcaaagaagaagttcGCGGTGGACACGATTATTTGCGATCAGAGTCTCGATATCACCAGCGCTAGAGCTGACGCGGAGTCTCTAGCCAAGAAACTCGCCCAGTTAGACCGCCGAACTGCTGGACTCCTAAACTGTTTTGGCTTCatcaagagaaaagatgcAGAGGGCCGCAAACTTGCCTCGCTACACTTGGTTTTCAGTCTGCCGGCAGAAGCTTCTGAGCCCAAAAGCCTACGGCACCATTTCTTGCATAGCAAGGACTTCAGCTTGACCACGATATTGACTGTGGCACGGCAGCTCGTCAGCGCCGTCAGCTACGTTCACACGTGTGGCTGGGTTCATAAGAACATCCGCCCGGAAACAATACTTGTGTTTCCGC
It encodes:
- a CDS encoding uncharacterized protein (EggNog:ENOG41), producing the protein MWSLGAMAYLMLTNTVPFENLGDLYEYAYKSSSFPSNSLQKHHVSEEGREFIMQLMSSKSGDRPTAPTAKSHGWLLCADTSTDEAVQQSSFTSGQNLDKLSDFTFASTASKAWSTSTITPDIMSKTDRTMKQLHLSNQDDMKHDLADSRGKHVAVSTPHEQTLIQSKAIVYQSPSVEDSEETLSIDPGRCLPAEYKYVLESSTDDSHLVGNSLPTVVTPDDSSRESIQEAITSPTNRETGINSHTSSQNKISTDSSDLKQVDTSNHLTDAAVNTDTVPSPKRMQSRNKRPLVLNTKMIENDSRSSGGASKTQRAAVASLLAGAAEAFRVAKEPGGWRGEKTKRILTAAAGAAAVDAVDAIYATHGADQGKHGLAESIISSLISNRAINGSRNDVEDYHVDRSRSRSRARPEDGRGGQSKSPAERPQSATHPIKNSAAMHRPSVDTLVATETELSPISPVDEPTTTVYCHSCLSAYTIQMFRGPVEYLPCKHYICHTCLVQLLALSLLSPAHMPIRCCCDSLEEIGKSKFTRILLDPRIANIWDIWKDLKILKESGWTCANGHFSPKDSLLVTNSSVPIWKQPVSCSACAKSERLQQAEFCLLCGKVVTANGCGCRFNEVIASFIEILFTSGALKAETKLSAELWTAIRTWDGLKDRIPIPFGFRPWKDGQFLEPERQSAKPASRPRSMEPAPRQRSSEPTLRQRSAEPGIKPRLAEKLRKPQCYACGARIVNNDSPRDYQTCSCGTRYCSRCGTKWKQCSCPLTSSKTTSRNKQNRPSVLITQHQDKPQNTKHDGFKDRSPLFSYVEAGSKEKLTSRHTYSRSEGSHSQGRIPRQDYIEPEARRNDVYEDVEYSTSQTRQNSGRSLEPSSAHHKPRGSRNYYYNTPRTNNVDPRSTQSNLSSYAEESSKAQGSKRKPREGKTYF
- a CDS encoding uncharacterized protein (EggNog:ENOG41~SECRETED:SignalP(1-15)~MEROPS:MER0000336), yielding MRVSSLLALLPLAMAAPSKRASPAPVLVPRGAKVLEGKYIVKMKTEAQLSAVESALSGVSAGADHRYSHSFTGFAASLTPGELEALQNDPNVEFIEQDATVSTKGIITENSADWGLSRISNKEPDTTKYSYDSSAGDGTCAFVIDTGIDIHHPEFEGRAKWLENFVGDGQDADLFGHGTHVSGIIAGKTFGVAKKANLFAVKVLDATGQGNNSVIIAGMDYVAKNASSQHCPKGIVVNMSLGGIKTDAVNSAALSITNAGLFLAAAAGNDALDAADFSPACVPSVCTVGATDRNDSFALYSNRGSAVDVLAPGTNITSAWPGNLTKIMSGTSMAAPHVAGLGAYLLGLGQKIGGLCGTISSSALKGAIKDVPQSTVNLLVQNGV
- a CDS encoding uncharacterized protein (EggNog:ENOG41), which gives rise to MSAVDLVTTAIGTANLCLQHGQKLMKAYQDFKSADKQVNEKILHVQSIWARTEIQIEFVKQVAGALNREHCRIHLQIFDILISKLSRAATKLEAVLKENYGVKKWKFPFVRDAIDEAILDLDQWQRIFDPTWYLILLIGDELIDKKLSIPPSISHISTIDSSQTEMLSGDSPLVPAQRFRGSLGAEREKESRPKISINLSESGLDWGNAAQVKYSSIYLIPRAASKKKFAVDTIICDQSLDITSARADAESLAKKLAQLDRRTAGLLNCFGFIKRKDAEGRKLASLHLVFSLPAEASEPKSLRHHFLHSKDFSLTTILTVARQLVSAVSYVHTCGWVHKNIRPETILVFPQQKAADACALGPAYLLGFNSFRSVNFRTMRAGDDEWDRNLYRYPSRQGLLAQEDYIMQHDVYSLGVCLLELGLWESFVCCESGTGDQRGEKKRPSASLGLELDSFQSQEEGSVLSAKIKARLVDLARTKLPSRMGDKYTSVVVTCLTCLDPGNKDFGDDEDMRDDDGILVGVRFIEKVLLKLEEIAL
- the LGD1_1 gene encoding L-galactonate dehydratase, whose translation is MSEVTITGFKSRDVRFPTSLDKTGSDAMNAAGDYSAAYCILETDSKYSGHGMTFTIGRGNDIVCAAILHVADRLKGKTLSSLVADWGKTWRYLVNDSQLRWIGPEKGVIHLALGAVVNAVWDLWAKTLGKPVWRIVADMTPEEYVRCIDFRYITDAITPEEAIEMLREQEPGKAKRIEEALQNRAVPAYTTSAGWLGYGEEKMKQLLRDTLAEGYRHFKVKVGGNVEEDKRRLRIAREILGFDKGNVLMVDANQVWSVPEAIDYMKELSEFKPWFIEEPTSPDDVMGHKAVREALKPYGIGVATGEMCQNRVMFKQLLMTGAIDICQIDACRLGGVNEALAVMLMAKKFKVPIVPHSGGVGLPEYTQHLSTIDYVVVSGKLSVLEFVDHLHEHFLHPSVIKDGYYQTPTEAGYSVEMKPESMDRYSYPGEKGVSWWTTDEALPILTGEKY